The following DNA comes from Pseudomonas marginalis.
CACGCGGATCAGTGTCTGGTCACGCTGGAAGGCGCTGACCGTGTTGCCGGCGGCGTCCTTGTAGGACGCCTCGGTACTGATCGCAATCGCCAGCGTGGTGTCTTCACCGATGTAGCAATCAGCGAAGTTCACGAAGTAGATCTCGGATTCATTACCGTTGGCGCCCAGGTTGACCGGTACCTGAGTGGTCAAGGCCACTGGATAACCCTTCAACATACCGCCGTCGATTTCCGGATAGGCTTTGTTGCCGTTGCCGTCGCGCAACGATTGCAGCCAGCGGATGGTGCGCGGCGCCATGATCCAGCCGCAACCGGCCAGGTCCACGTTGGCGGATTCCAGGCGCAGCATCATGCCACCCAGGTACAGGTCAACGATCGCCAGCGTTGCACCAGCAGGCGCCCCCATCACGTTCCCTGGTAGGGCCCAGTAGCGCAGACCTTTCGGAAGCGAGCCACCTCCAGCACTGCGGATGAAGTGAAGATCTTCCGACAAGCCCATGCTGACCGCCAGATCACTGCTGACCTGGGAGTCGATGCGCGGATTGACACCCGAATACGCCAACAGGTCATTGGAAATCGGCACAATCGCTGCGGCTTTCTTGGAGGAGAGTTTGAGGTCACCGAACTGCATTTCGGTGATCGAAATGTCCTCCTCGGTACCCAGGTAGGTCACCTGGGTGTTGCCCAATACACGAGGCATGGTCAGGTTGCCGTTGTTCAACGGCAGGCTGACTGCGCCCATCTTGCGCACCACGGACTTGGGCCGCAGCGATTCGATAACACTGGTGCTAAAATTCTCCGGCACCAGCACACCGCCAGAGCCAGGGGTCACAGTGGACAGCGCCATGTGTACATCAGCGCCGTAACCGCCCGTCTTGGCCATTTCAGCCGCGACCTGCTGATTGCCGCCGGCCTGGACCATCAGGCGCACCATTTGCGCCATGGCAACACCCGGCTTGGTGGGTTCGCTATGGGTACTGATGTGCGTCGGGGAGCCTTTATTGCCCTGGGCGCTTTCCTCGACGGGCACCGCACTTTCGGCCGCAATACGCTCTGCGGCTTCAGCACGCGTGAGCTTCGCGGTTAAATCCTTGATCTGGGTTTCCAGTTGAACAAACTGGGCCAGCTGTTCGACGGACAGATCACCGCCGTCCGATTCGATCTTGGCCAAAGCCTGGACCTGCTCATTCAGCTTGGCGCGTTCGCTACGCAATTGAAGTACAAGGGACATGGTGCCTCCTGGGCATAAAAAAACCCGCACAGGGCGGGCTTTGGTGACTGCCGCGAACGCGGTCAGATCAGTGTTTGAAGATTCAGTGCAGCGGCGCGAACCGCGACGCGGCCACCCTGGCGGTTTGCCCGGCTTACCGCGACAGAGTGGGAAAGATCATCGACGGCCTGCTGCGGGTTCTGCAGGCGATCGGCCAAGCCAGCGCTGATGCCGGCCTGACCTCGATACAACCCGGCTTCCATGGCAATCACCTGTTGAGCAGACAGCCCCCGGTACTCCGACACGGCATTGACGAACAGCTGGTAACTCTCTTGTACGACATCGTTGAGGTACTTAAGCGACTGATCACTTAGCGGCTCGTGAGGTGTGAGGTCATTTTTGTGTGCCCCGGCAAACACCGTGGTCACTTTGACGCCCATGCCCTCCTCCATCTTGGAGCGGTCCATGTGACTGGCGATAACCCCGATGGAGCCGACACCGCTGGTCTGGCTCACCACCAGTTCGCTACAGGCAGAGCCGAGTAGGTAACCGCCGCTGTAGGCCATGAAGTTCACAATGCCGGTGATGGGCTTCTGCTGGGACATCGCGCGGATATCTGCCGCCAGTTCGAACGCCCCTACGGCAGAACCACCGGGACTGTCGATGTCCAGCACAATCCGCTCGACCATTGGATCGGCAACCGCGTTGCGGATCTGGCTGCGCAGCTGTTCATAGCTGGTCATCGTCTCGCACATGCCGATATGGCTGCCACGACTGACCAACACGCCACTGACCGGAATCACCTCGATACCCGTGCGGGCGATCGCCGTTCGGCGCTCTTCTTCGCGCTGGGCGATGCGGTCCATACCGTCATCCGACCACAGGCCGGGAGCACCCTGGGCGCCGATGTTGACGATGTTCAAGCTCATCACCTGGTTGGCCCAGCGAACGCCCAGGTCCAACATATCAGGCATCACCAACAGCGGCTGATTGAACAGCAGGCTGGAGGCTCGAAGGTAATTTTTCATTGCGCCAGAATCCTCTCAATTTCAGCGTGCTGCATTTCGAGTTGCGCGCGCACAGCCGGGTTGGTCAAGTCGCCGCCGCTTTTACCTGCGTCAACCATATTCAGCGGCTGCATGTAGATGTCACCGCCAGGAACGGGCGGCATGTTTTCCAAGCGCCGGATGTCATTGGCACTCAGCCACCCCCACTGCCGTCCGATGGCATAGGCTTCGTACCGGCTCTTCTGATCACCCCGCAGCAACCCGGACAGGTTGAATTCGATGAAGTAGTTGCGCCGATCGGCAGACAACAGGAAGTCGCGCATCATCGACTGTTCATGGCGCTTGACCCACGGCAACAACGCGAACACAACGAACTGAATCATCAGCTGCTCAAGGGTGTTGTAGTTGGACTTCTCCAGGTCGTTGACCATCGGCAACGGGATCTTGTAGATCCTGGCGATATCGGTACCGGTGGTTTTGAGGATCCCAAGCACCTCGGCGTCGACGTTGTTCATGGAGACGGGTTTGAAGGTCATGCCCTCTTGCAGCAAGGCCACCTTCTTGGCGTTGTCCATGCCGCCGAACTTCTGCCCCCATTGATCAACGATCTTGTCGATGCTGCTCTGATCCTTGATGGGCGGTGCTTCACGCGGTCTTTCGATCACGCCAGATACCGTCACACCGTTGGCGAAGCTCTTACCCGTGTACTGCCTTACGGCCTGGGCCAGTCCTATTGATTCCGCATGAACCTCAATCGGCGAAAGCCCAACGTAGTGGTTGGTGCTGAACCACCGCACATGGTGAATCATGCGCATCGGCAGTGCTTCACCGCCGCCGATTCGGTAATACGGCAGCATGTCGCCGCCCTTGAGCACCTGCACCTTGTCGTTACACAGCGGCCACAGCGCCAGTACGTTGCCATCATCCCGACGGTCAATGAAGCTGTAACCGTTGCCCCGCAAGCCCGCAGCGCCCTGCATGCACTCCATGTATTCGTACGGCGTCTGAAAGCCATTGGGCTGGTATCGAAGAACGTCATACGCCGGATGGTTGATCGCCGCTTCTCGCTGGCCTTTGTCCAGCCGCTTGTACATCTCGCATGGCAACTGGCCCATGGTCTCAGCCAGCAGCGTGACGCAGTTTTGCAGGATCGGCAGACCCAGCGCCGTCTCCGGCGTGACCTTCACGCCAGTGCTGTTGCGTCCGCTCCCAATAAGGCCGCGCCAGAAACCACTACCTGTTTCCGTGAGATTGCCGCGACTTTCGCCGAGCACGCTTGAAAAGAACATGCTCAACCTCCTTTGGGTTTAGGTTTCAGTGCAGCAGCTGCACGATCCGCCAGCCGGGACCAGGCAATCAGCCCAACACCCGCTACAACACACGCAGCGGGCACATGCATCATCGCCACGCCACCGACCAGCAGACCGAAGCCCAGCAAGCCGGATAGCCAGGACAGGATGACCAATTTCATATACTGATCCCTTCGTCATAAATGGATGTACCGCTCGCACCGCCGGACTTGCTGCTGATGCCGGTGGCCATGATGGAGGCGACAATGCCGTCGATGCGGCCCGTCGCCTTGGCCTTGTCGGCTTTGCGATTGTTGGCCGGGTCGGAGACGATCACCGCGTTGCCGGCGTTCCAGGTCATCACCGGGTTGCCGTCATGCCGCAAGGTTTCGACTGTCTCGCTTTCGACGAGCTCCCACTCACTAGGATCGAGGTCAGTCACGCCCTCTTCCTCAGGGGCCAGGCCCAATAGGCGCCGTTCAAACTCATCAACAGCCGGGCCCATATCCTTGAATCCCTGGCCAAAACCCACCATCTCCGGCAGCGTGATGTCGTACTCGGACATCAGCTGCAGCAGGTCTTCGATCCGCCAACGGTCATACGCGATGCGCTCAACGCCAAAGTAGGCGGTGATCGTTACCAGGCGCCGCAACACATGCAGCTTGCTGATCGCCCGGCCTGGAGTGGTTTCAAGGTGTTTGGCCTTGACCCACATGGCATAAGGCACCTTGTCGCGATCCTCACGCCCTTGCAGGTCATCGTCTGGAATCCAGAAGTACGGCAACAACCGCCAGTGCGGATCGTGCGGTGCCGGCCAGAACAACAGAACGAATGCCGTCAAGTCCGTGGTGCTCGCTAAATCCAGTCCGCCAACGCACCGGCGGTTGCGCAACATGCGCATCGGCACGCGCTCTTCTGCCTGTTTCCAAACCGCCCAGGAAATCCACGGCGCATCGGCCTGGGTCCATTCGCAGAAGTTCAGGCGGCGCACTACCGACTCTTGAGCCGGCAACCCCCGCGCGGCCTTCACCTGCTCGCGCAGGTACTTGCGACCAGGGATGCCATCGGTCTGCCCCTCGGCGATGTGCTCGAGCGAGGGGTTAACCTTCGCCCAGCAACTCTCGTCCCTGAACGGATCGTCACCCTCATCGAGCGAACAGATGAAGGCGAAGAAGCTGTCGTCGTCCTCAATGCCGGCGCAGATCCGCACGCCTAAGTCGTGATACTGACCACAGACGGTTTTCTTGTCGGAGCCACTGTTGGTGATCATCACCACCATGGCCTTGCGCCGGTTCTTGGTACCGGCGCGCATCATGTTCACGGTGGCGGCGGTTTTGTGTTCGTGCACTTCATCCAGCAAGCCGATGTGGGGCCGTGGGCCTGACTTGCCTTCGTCGGCACTGATCGGCCTGAAGAACGAATTGGTATTGGGGTAGAACAGGTTCCAGACCTTTTCATCCCGGCCCGACTGCACCAGTCGTGAGCTGAGCTTTTTCGACATGTCGACCATCGACACGGCATCACGAAACAAGATCATCGCCTGGTCGCGCTTGGTCGCAGCGGCATAGATCTCGGCGCGCTGCTCACCATCAGATACCAGGCCATAAAGGCCGATCCCGGCCACCAGCGGGCTTTTGCCCGAGCCTTTACCGGTTTCGATGTAGCCCAGACGAAAGCGGCGGAACCCGTCCACGGTCATCCAGCCGAACAAACTGCCGATGACGAACGCTTGCCACGGGGCCAACAGGAAGGGCATGCCTTCGTAGTCGCCACCGTTGAGGCAAAGCACCTCTTCAAAAAAACCGATGGCTCGGTTGGCCTTGGCCAGATCCCAGATCAGGCCGCGAGACGGGCCGTGTTCCAGGTCAAGCAGATGCCGTTTACAGGCGTTGCGGACATCTGGGCCGGCGACTGTTTCACCGGACAACACCGCCAGGGCGAACGCGCTGATGCGATCATCAGTTGAAGTACTTGTCTGCAGCGTCTCGTTGGTCATTGGGGAATAGCTCACCTTGCGGCGCCGCCGACGTTTTCAGGTTACGTCGGG
Coding sequences within:
- a CDS encoding S49 family peptidase; the protein is MKNYLRASSLLFNQPLLVMPDMLDLGVRWANQVMSLNIVNIGAQGAPGLWSDDGMDRIAQREEERRTAIARTGIEVIPVSGVLVSRGSHIGMCETMTSYEQLRSQIRNAVADPMVERIVLDIDSPGGSAVGAFELAADIRAMSQQKPITGIVNFMAYSGGYLLGSACSELVVSQTSGVGSIGVIASHMDRSKMEEGMGVKVTTVFAGAHKNDLTPHEPLSDQSLKYLNDVVQESYQLFVNAVSEYRGLSAQQVIAMEAGLYRGQAGISAGLADRLQNPQQAVDDLSHSVAVSRANRQGGRVAVRAAALNLQTLI
- a CDS encoding phage major capsid protein, which codes for MSLVLQLRSERAKLNEQVQALAKIESDGGDLSVEQLAQFVQLETQIKDLTAKLTRAEAAERIAAESAVPVEESAQGNKGSPTHISTHSEPTKPGVAMAQMVRLMVQAGGNQQVAAEMAKTGGYGADVHMALSTVTPGSGGVLVPENFSTSVIESLRPKSVVRKMGAVSLPLNNGNLTMPRVLGNTQVTYLGTEEDISITEMQFGDLKLSSKKAAAIVPISNDLLAYSGVNPRIDSQVSSDLAVSMGLSEDLHFIRSAGGGSLPKGLRYWALPGNVMGAPAGATLAIVDLYLGGMMLRLESANVDLAGCGWIMAPRTIRWLQSLRDGNGNKAYPEIDGGMLKGYPVALTTQVPVNLGANGNESEIYFVNFADCYIGEDTTLAIAISTEASYKDAAGNTVSAFQRDQTLIRVISKHDFGPRHVESISVGTGITWGAGM
- a CDS encoding phage portal protein, with amino-acid sequence MFFSSVLGESRGNLTETGSGFWRGLIGSGRNSTGVKVTPETALGLPILQNCVTLLAETMGQLPCEMYKRLDKGQREAAINHPAYDVLRYQPNGFQTPYEYMECMQGAAGLRGNGYSFIDRRDDGNVLALWPLCNDKVQVLKGGDMLPYYRIGGGEALPMRMIHHVRWFSTNHYVGLSPIEVHAESIGLAQAVRQYTGKSFANGVTVSGVIERPREAPPIKDQSSIDKIVDQWGQKFGGMDNAKKVALLQEGMTFKPVSMNNVDAEVLGILKTTGTDIARIYKIPLPMVNDLEKSNYNTLEQLMIQFVVFALLPWVKRHEQSMMRDFLLSADRRNYFIEFNLSGLLRGDQKSRYEAYAIGRQWGWLSANDIRRLENMPPVPGGDIYMQPLNMVDAGKSGGDLTNPAVRAQLEMQHAEIERILAQ
- a CDS encoding terminase large subunit; protein product: MTNETLQTSTSTDDRISAFALAVLSGETVAGPDVRNACKRHLLDLEHGPSRGLIWDLAKANRAIGFFEEVLCLNGGDYEGMPFLLAPWQAFVIGSLFGWMTVDGFRRFRLGYIETGKGSGKSPLVAGIGLYGLVSDGEQRAEIYAAATKRDQAMILFRDAVSMVDMSKKLSSRLVQSGRDEKVWNLFYPNTNSFFRPISADEGKSGPRPHIGLLDEVHEHKTAATVNMMRAGTKNRRKAMVVMITNSGSDKKTVCGQYHDLGVRICAGIEDDDSFFAFICSLDEGDDPFRDESCWAKVNPSLEHIAEGQTDGIPGRKYLREQVKAARGLPAQESVVRRLNFCEWTQADAPWISWAVWKQAEERVPMRMLRNRRCVGGLDLASTTDLTAFVLLFWPAPHDPHWRLLPYFWIPDDDLQGREDRDKVPYAMWVKAKHLETTPGRAISKLHVLRRLVTITAYFGVERIAYDRWRIEDLLQLMSEYDITLPEMVGFGQGFKDMGPAVDEFERRLLGLAPEEEGVTDLDPSEWELVESETVETLRHDGNPVMTWNAGNAVIVSDPANNRKADKAKATGRIDGIVASIMATGISSKSGGASGTSIYDEGISI